Proteins encoded in a region of the Phaenicophaeus curvirostris isolate KB17595 chromosome 1, BPBGC_Pcur_1.0, whole genome shotgun sequence genome:
- the RFXAP gene encoding regulatory factor X-associated protein, whose amino-acid sequence MTSPPHRQSRDPAQPRPLPPCARQDGASPSALPASRAHARRAARAEAPRAAGTAASASGALRASPAAAPSSSSASSSSSSPPQQLALLVMQPCGGGEEAAGGALPGADPPPPPGTGGLMVFYELGGGGDGEAEAGEEAEAAGGESTASPEELEEEEAAASSGEAAAGGGCKSCTYQGCSETTTQVVKQRKPWMCKRHRNKIYKDKYKRKKNDQALGGGGAVAAGGGPRAEDSVEGSVSVTKQRAGSIGDRPARPTLLEQVLNKKRLSLLRSPEVVQFLQKQQQLLSQRALEQRQQQFQGAPG is encoded by the exons ATGAC CTCCCCTCCGCACCGCCAGTCACGTGACCCGGCCCAGCCGCGCCCACTCCCGCCCTGCGCCCGACAAGATGGCGCCTCCCCCTCCGCCCTCCCGGCCAGCAGGGCGCAtgcgcggcgggcggcgcgggccGAGGCCCCGCGGGCGGCGGGCACGGCGGCCTCTGCGAGCGGCGCTCTGCGGGCCAGTCCCGCCgccgctccctcctcctcctccgcctcctcgtcctcctcctcgccgCCGCAGCAGCTCGCGCTGCTCGTGATGCAGCCGTGCGGCGGCGGcgaggaggcggcggggggcgcGCTGCCGGGCGCCgacccgccgccgccccccggtACCGGCGGCCTCATGGTGTTCTACGAGCTGGGCGGGGGCGGCGACGGCGAGGCCGAGGCGGGGGAGGAGGCCGAGGCGGCGGGCGGCGAAAGCACGGCCAGCccggaggagctggaggaggaggaggcggcggcttCGAGCGGGGaagcggcggcgggcggcggctgCAAGAGCTGCACCTACCAGGGCTGCAGCGAGACCACCACGCAGGTGGTGAAGCAGCGCAAGCCCTGGATGTGCAAACGCCACCGCAACAAGATCTACAAGGACAAGTACAAACGCAAGAAGAACGACCAGGCGCTgggaggcggcggggcggtGGCAGCGGGGGGCGGACCCCGGGCAGAG GATAGTGTTGAAGGATCAGTTTCTGTTACAAAACAGAGAGCAGGATCCATTGGAGATCGCCCAGCAAGACCTACTCTTTTAGAACAAGTATTGAATAAAAAGAGGCTG TCCCTACTCAGAAGTCCAGAAGTAGTGCAgtttctgcagaaacagcagcaactcTTAAGTCAGCGGGCTTTGGAACAAAGGCAGCAACAGTTTCAAGGAGCACCCGGGTAA